A section of the Xylanibacillus composti genome encodes:
- a CDS encoding lytic polysaccharide monooxygenase — translation MNQGVLKNRFSLSRLLVVAAGVAILALVYFGLLADKASAHGYVVDSRAHLCAQEVNVNCGPVRWEPHSVEGRGDFPEIGVPDGQLAGATVFPGLDAQTADRWAKVNMQGGPHTFHWKIVANHSTNTWDYYITKPGWDPNSPLKRADLELFCRYIDHGALPPDDVYNDCFIPNDRTGYHVILAVWDIADTQNAFYQAIDVNLSINPNAPTVPAPGFPGDPDRFGDILEWNPIRAYTTGEIVLHNGQIWRARWWTQGQEPGTTGQYGPWELVSGSGEPHEPHEPHEPGQPNEPGEPNEPGEPNEPGNQYPAWSSSQIYTGGEIVSYNGQLWRAQWWTQGQVPGADQWGPWQLVN, via the coding sequence GTGAATCAAGGTGTGTTGAAAAATCGATTTTCGCTATCGAGACTGTTAGTTGTTGCCGCCGGCGTTGCGATACTGGCACTCGTATACTTTGGATTGCTTGCAGACAAGGCTTCTGCACACGGTTACGTAGTGGACAGCCGTGCGCATCTGTGTGCGCAGGAAGTAAATGTGAATTGTGGACCGGTGCGCTGGGAGCCGCATAGCGTGGAAGGCCGCGGAGACTTCCCTGAGATCGGCGTGCCGGATGGACAGCTGGCGGGAGCGACAGTGTTCCCTGGCCTGGATGCCCAAACAGCGGATCGCTGGGCGAAAGTGAATATGCAAGGCGGACCGCACACGTTCCATTGGAAGATCGTTGCGAACCACAGCACGAACACTTGGGATTACTATATTACGAAGCCGGGTTGGGATCCGAACTCTCCGTTAAAACGGGCTGATCTCGAACTGTTCTGCCGCTATATCGATCATGGCGCCCTGCCGCCTGATGATGTATACAACGATTGCTTCATTCCGAACGACCGTACAGGATATCATGTCATTCTCGCTGTTTGGGATATTGCCGACACGCAGAATGCCTTCTATCAGGCGATTGATGTGAACCTGAGCATCAACCCGAACGCGCCGACAGTGCCGGCACCAGGCTTCCCAGGCGATCCTGACCGCTTCGGAGACATTCTGGAATGGAATCCGATCCGTGCTTACACAACGGGCGAGATCGTTCTCCACAACGGTCAAATCTGGAGAGCTAGATGGTGGACGCAAGGACAAGAGCCGGGTACAACAGGCCAATATGGACCATGGGAGCTAGTCAGCGGTTCGGGTGAACCGCATGAACCGCATGAACCGCATGAGCCAGGCCAACCGAACGAGCCCGGCGAGCCGAATGAACCGGGTGAGCCGAACGAGCCGGGCAATCAGTATCCGGCTTGGAGCTCCAGCCAGATTTATACTGGCGGAGAGATTGTCTCCTACAACGGCCAGCTGTGGAGAGCCCAATGGTGGACACAAGGGCAGGTGCCCGGTGCCGATCAGTGGGGTCCATGGCAGCTTGTGAACTAA
- a CDS encoding TetR/AcrR family transcriptional regulator — MNGFERRRAQKKKDILEAALVLFMEYGVQKPSIAEIAQKAGVSQVTIYNYFESKHNLAHEVFLYYLDKMSEEFKEILLSELDFPEKVKRLIFRKKEAAQEMHEDLYLYIMREYTTSPGHLREIFQEKTLPNLFSLFNQGKEQGYVDPNLSNEAILFFMHALYEYLQREEVYSNVLPMTEDIMKLIFYGIAGKRE; from the coding sequence ATGAACGGATTTGAACGTCGCCGCGCACAGAAGAAAAAAGACATCTTGGAAGCTGCATTGGTTCTCTTTATGGAATACGGGGTACAGAAGCCCTCCATAGCCGAAATCGCACAAAAGGCCGGCGTATCGCAAGTAACGATCTATAATTATTTCGAGAGCAAGCACAATTTGGCGCATGAGGTCTTCTTGTATTATTTGGACAAAATGTCCGAGGAATTCAAGGAGATCTTATTGAGCGAGCTGGACTTCCCGGAAAAAGTGAAGCGTCTCATCTTTCGGAAGAAGGAAGCCGCCCAGGAAATGCATGAAGATCTGTATCTCTACATTATGCGGGAATATACAACGAGCCCGGGTCATCTCCGCGAGATCTTTCAGGAGAAGACACTGCCGAATCTGTTCTCCCTGTTCAACCAAGGCAAGGAGCAGGGCTATGTGGACCCGAATTTGTCCAACGAGGCTATCCTGTTCTTCATGCATGCGCTCTATGAATACCTGCAGCGGGAAGAGGTCTACAGCAATGTGCTGCCTATGACGGAGGATATTATGAAATTGATTTTCTACGGGATCGCTGGAAAGCGGGAGTAA
- a CDS encoding GTP pyrophosphokinase: MSDNPIQQLRLIKNRITSFMMVYKFALSEMETKIEILSEEFQLLHDYNPIEHTKSRLKSPESIMRKLYRKGGAQSLDDIRDQIRDIAGIRITCSFISDIYTISEMLQNQSDLRTISVKDYIANPKPNGYKSLHLLVAVPVFLSDRQEHVYVEVQIRTIAMDFWASLEHKIFYKYNQSVPQHLLMELKEAADAAYELDEKMERLHKEIEEIKLSRYADEELDLEVLVGKHNFRIPDNLLKLIRQEDSRD; this comes from the coding sequence ATGAGCGATAACCCTATTCAACAATTGCGCCTGATCAAAAATCGGATCACCAGTTTTATGATGGTGTATAAATTTGCGTTGAGCGAAATGGAGACGAAAATTGAAATATTGAGCGAGGAGTTCCAGCTGCTGCACGACTACAATCCGATCGAGCATACGAAGTCAAGATTGAAGTCGCCGGAGAGCATCATGAGAAAGCTGTATCGCAAGGGAGGGGCTCAATCGCTGGATGACATTCGCGACCAGATAAGAGATATTGCGGGCATCCGCATTACCTGCTCATTCATCTCGGATATATACACGATCAGCGAAATGCTGCAAAACCAGAGCGATCTGCGCACCATATCGGTCAAAGACTATATTGCCAACCCGAAGCCGAACGGGTACAAAAGCCTGCATCTGCTGGTAGCCGTCCCCGTATTCCTCTCGGACCGGCAGGAGCACGTCTATGTCGAGGTGCAGATCCGCACAATTGCGATGGACTTCTGGGCCAGTCTGGAGCACAAGATTTTTTATAAATACAACCAATCCGTGCCGCAGCACCTGCTTATGGAACTGAAGGAAGCGGCTGATGCCGCCTATGAGCTGGATGAGAAGATGGAGCGGCTTCACAAGGAAATCGAGGAAATCAAACTTAGCCGCTACGCAGATGAGGAGCTCGATCTCGAGGTGTTGGTGGGCAAGCACAACTTCCGCATCCCGGATAACCTGCTGAAGCTTATCCGGCAGGAGGACAGCCGAGACTAA